A stretch of the Papaver somniferum cultivar HN1 chromosome 6, ASM357369v1, whole genome shotgun sequence genome encodes the following:
- the LOC113290559 gene encoding plant UBX domain-containing protein 16-like: MCRALKRHADLDTHFSIEKMKRLRIDDSEQLKEELVPDQHHVDRPCNKRQRKKSCLVSYDEGDTEDDCNKRRRKKSCLVSYDEGDTEDDDDLILALAASMRNLTTTAGSNSNDTDESKIEETETSGNKKITYPELTKEPKDVDKKLLCRIGVRLPDGRRIQRSFLRTGPVQMIWSFCRSFIDEAEFPSFNLTLVIPGASKTLDYEEKLTFEESGLSNSMLSVTWDRNIGKQELFPVPIPSSLFPKVKPEYKRSK; encoded by the exons ATGTGCCGTGCACTCAAAAGACACGCTGATCTCGATACACACTTTAGCATAGAGAAGATGAAACGTCTTCGTATTGATGATTCCGAGCAGTTAAAGGAGGAGTTAGTTCCTGATCAACATCATGTTGACCGTCCTTGTAATAAACGTCAAAGGAAGAAATCATGTTTAGTTTCATACGATGAAGGAGATACGGAAGATGATTGTAATAAACGTCGAAGGAAGAAATCATGTTTAGTTTCATACGATGAAGGAGATACGGAAGATGATGATGACCTGATACTAGCACTGGCAGCTTCGATGCGCAACTTGACAACTACTGCTGGTTCAAACTCAAACGACACAGACGAATCGAAAATTGAAGAGACGGAAACCTCCGGCAATAAGAAGATTACGTATCCAGAACTCACTAAAGAGCCGAAGGACGTTGACAAAAAGCTTCTCTGTAGAATTGGGGTTCGACTTCCAGATGGACGTAGAATACAACGGAGTTTCCTCCGAACAGGTCCGGTTCAGATGATATGGTCTTTCTGCAGGTCCTTTATCGACGAAGCAGAATTTCCAAGTTTTAACTTAACTCTAGTCATTCCAGGTGCATCAAAGACACTTGACTACGAAGAAAAGTTAACGTTTGAGGAATCTGGATTGTCTAACTCGATGCTCTCTGTAACTTGGGATCGAAACATAGGAAAG CAAGAATTGTTCCCTGTGCCAATTCCCTCATCCCTGTTCCCTAAAGTTAAACCAG AGTATAAGAGAAGTAAGTGA
- the LOC113290560 gene encoding uncharacterized protein LOC113290560, with product MKSKAKGWKGLILAQPCRAVLNRSLLASIPTYLMGCFLLPKKITNKIDAIQRDFWWGKDAGGKGYYPKAWPSLCKPILKRGLGFKDARKLNLAMLAKLAWRMVKEPDALWVKTMGARYFRNKSPLRTKCSAKISWTWKCIRQGLDLVQKYSIWEVGNGQDKHLEG from the coding sequence ATGAAATCTAAGGCAAAAGGATGGAAAGGCTTAATTTTGGCCCAACCCTGTAGAGCAGTTTTAAATAGATCACTTTTAGCTAGTATTCCTACTTATCTTATGGGATGCTTCCTTCTACCAAAGAAAATAACTAATAAAATAGATGCtattcaaagagatttttggtggggtaaGGATGCAGGGGGCAAAGGATATTACCCTAAGGCTTGGCCATCACTTTGTAAACCAATTCTTAAAAGAGGATTGGGTTTTAAGGATGCTAGGAAATTAAATCTTGCTATGTTGGCCAAGTTAGCATGGAGAATGGTAAAAGAGCCTGATGCTCTATGGGTAAAAACTATGGGTGCTAGATATTTCAGAAACAAATCTCCTCTGAGAACTAAATGTTCTGCTAAAATCTCTTGGACTTGGAAATGCATTAGACAAGGATTAGATTTAGTGCAAAAATACAGTATTTGGGAAGTGGGAAATGGGCAAGATAAACATTTGGAAGGATAA
- the LOC113287045 gene encoding U4/U6.U5 tri-snRNP-associated protein 2-like isoform X2 produces MERLETMVLKKKRKMIILMMNKTCFKVGATTRLKSGGTVLILILSIASLFSVYQVLDFDFEKFCSVSLSNLNVYACLVCGKYYQGRGRKSHAYTHSLEAGHHVYVNLQTEKVYCLPDGYEINDPSLDDIRHVLNPRFSRDQVVQLEKNKQWSRALDGSDYLPGMVGLNNIKETDFVNVIIQSLMRVTPLRNFFLIPENYQHCKSPLVHRFGELTRKIWHARNFKGQVSPHEFLQAVMKASKKRFRIGAQSDPVEFISWLLNTLHADLRSSRSNTSIIYKCFQGELEVVKETHGAERGKVVMETTRMPFLMLGLDLPPPPLFKDVMEKNIIPQVPLFNILKKFDGESITEVVRPSIARMRYRVTRLPQYLILHMRRFTKNNFFIEKNPTLVNFPVKNLELKDYIPLPAPKENEKLRSKYDLIANIVHDGKPGEGVYRVFVQRKSEELWYEMQDLHVAETLPQMVALSETYMQIYELQQ; encoded by the exons ATGGAAAGATTGGAGACAATGGtgttaaagaagaagaggaagatgattaTTCTGATGATGAACAAGACATGTTTCAAGGTAGGCGCAACCACCAGATTGAAATCAGGAGGGACTGTCCTTATCTTGATACTGTCAATCGCCAG CTTGTTTTCTGTTTATCAGGTTCTGGACTTCGATTTCGAGAAATTTTGTTCTGTCTCTCTCTCAAATCTGAATGTGTACGCATGTTTAGTATGTGGAAAGTATTACCAAGGAAGGGGTCGTAAGTCTCATGCATATACTCACAGCCTCGAAGCAGGGCACCATGTTTATGTCAACCTTCAAACAGAAAAAGTTTATTGCCTTCCTGATGGATACGAGATTAATGATCCGTCATTGGATGATATTCGACATGTTTTGAACCCAAG GTTTAGTAGGGATCAAGTTGTACAGCTTGAAAAGAATAAGCAATGGTCAAGAGCCCTTGATGGTTCGGACTATCTTCCTGGGATG GTGGGACTCAATAACATTAAGGAGACCGATTTTGTGAATGTCATTATACAGTCGTTAATGCGAGTTACTCCTTTGAGGAACTTCTTTCTCATTCCTGAGAACTATCAGCACTGCAAATCGCCTCTTGTTCATCGATTTGGTGAACTCACTCGAAAGATTTGGCATGCACGGAACTTTAAGGGCCAG GTGAGTCCCCATGAGTTCTTGCAGGCAGTCATGAAAGCCAGCAAAAAACGTTTCCGGATAGGAGCACAGTCCGATCCAGTGGAGTTCATATCCTGGCTACTAAACACACTGCATGCTGATCTCAGAAGCTCGAGAAGTAACACAAGCATCATTTACAAGTGTTTTCAG GGGGAGCTGGAGGTTGTCAAAGAGACTCATGGAGCTGAACGTGGCAAGGTAGTGATGGAAACTACTAGAATGCCTTTCTTAATGCTTGGACTTGATTTGCCACCTCCTCCTCTCTTCAAAGATGTAATGGAGAAAAATATTATACCACAG GTTCCATTATTTAACATACTGAAGAAGTTTGATGGTGAGTCTATTACAGAGGTTGTGAGGCCTTCCATTGCCAGGATGCGGTATCGAGTCACCAGATTGCCTCAATATCTTATTCTCCATATGCGTCGGTTCACGAAAAACAATTTCTTCATAGAGAAAAACCCAACTCTTG TTAACTTTCCTGTGAAGAACCTCGAGCTCAAAGACTACATCCCGTTACCTGCACCAAAAGAAAACGAAAAGCTGCGCTCGAAGTATGATTTGATTGCAAATATTGTTCATGACGGAAAGCCTGGGGAAGGGGTTTATAGAGTATTTGTACAGCGGAAATCAGAGGAATTATG GTATGAGATGCAGGATCTTCATGTTGCCGAAACACTTCCACAGATGGTTGCTTTATCCGAGACCTACATGCAAATTTATGAGCTGCAGCAGTGA
- the LOC113287045 gene encoding U4/U6.U5 tri-snRNP-associated protein 2-like isoform X1 translates to MNRKREDDDGKIEVKKPKLERESSLTPPSVIDNPLLPLASYDDDDDDDEEEDIRRGRIINEDEQIDGKIGDNGVKEEEEDDYSDDEQDMFQGRRNHQIEIRRDCPYLDTVNRQVLDFDFEKFCSVSLSNLNVYACLVCGKYYQGRGRKSHAYTHSLEAGHHVYVNLQTEKVYCLPDGYEINDPSLDDIRHVLNPRFSRDQVVQLEKNKQWSRALDGSDYLPGMVGLNNIKETDFVNVIIQSLMRVTPLRNFFLIPENYQHCKSPLVHRFGELTRKIWHARNFKGQVSPHEFLQAVMKASKKRFRIGAQSDPVEFISWLLNTLHADLRSSRSNTSIIYKCFQGELEVVKETHGAERGKVVMETTRMPFLMLGLDLPPPPLFKDVMEKNIIPQVPLFNILKKFDGESITEVVRPSIARMRYRVTRLPQYLILHMRRFTKNNFFIEKNPTLVNFPVKNLELKDYIPLPAPKENEKLRSKYDLIANIVHDGKPGEGVYRVFVQRKSEELWYEMQDLHVAETLPQMVALSETYMQIYELQQ, encoded by the exons ATGAATAGGAagagagaagatgatgatgggaaaatcgaagtaaagaagccaaagcttGAACGGGAATCTTCTTTAACTCCTCCCTCAGTCATCGATAATCCTCTTCTTCCACTTGCTtcttatgatgatgatgacgatgacgaTGAAGAGGAGGATATAAGGAGGGGCAGAATTATTAACGAGGATGAGCAGATAGATGGAAAGATTGGAGACAATGGtgttaaagaagaagaggaagatgattaTTCTGATGATGAACAAGACATGTTTCAAGGTAGGCGCAACCACCAGATTGAAATCAGGAGGGACTGTCCTTATCTTGATACTGTCAATCGCCAG GTTCTGGACTTCGATTTCGAGAAATTTTGTTCTGTCTCTCTCTCAAATCTGAATGTGTACGCATGTTTAGTATGTGGAAAGTATTACCAAGGAAGGGGTCGTAAGTCTCATGCATATACTCACAGCCTCGAAGCAGGGCACCATGTTTATGTCAACCTTCAAACAGAAAAAGTTTATTGCCTTCCTGATGGATACGAGATTAATGATCCGTCATTGGATGATATTCGACATGTTTTGAACCCAAG GTTTAGTAGGGATCAAGTTGTACAGCTTGAAAAGAATAAGCAATGGTCAAGAGCCCTTGATGGTTCGGACTATCTTCCTGGGATG GTGGGACTCAATAACATTAAGGAGACCGATTTTGTGAATGTCATTATACAGTCGTTAATGCGAGTTACTCCTTTGAGGAACTTCTTTCTCATTCCTGAGAACTATCAGCACTGCAAATCGCCTCTTGTTCATCGATTTGGTGAACTCACTCGAAAGATTTGGCATGCACGGAACTTTAAGGGCCAG GTGAGTCCCCATGAGTTCTTGCAGGCAGTCATGAAAGCCAGCAAAAAACGTTTCCGGATAGGAGCACAGTCCGATCCAGTGGAGTTCATATCCTGGCTACTAAACACACTGCATGCTGATCTCAGAAGCTCGAGAAGTAACACAAGCATCATTTACAAGTGTTTTCAG GGGGAGCTGGAGGTTGTCAAAGAGACTCATGGAGCTGAACGTGGCAAGGTAGTGATGGAAACTACTAGAATGCCTTTCTTAATGCTTGGACTTGATTTGCCACCTCCTCCTCTCTTCAAAGATGTAATGGAGAAAAATATTATACCACAG GTTCCATTATTTAACATACTGAAGAAGTTTGATGGTGAGTCTATTACAGAGGTTGTGAGGCCTTCCATTGCCAGGATGCGGTATCGAGTCACCAGATTGCCTCAATATCTTATTCTCCATATGCGTCGGTTCACGAAAAACAATTTCTTCATAGAGAAAAACCCAACTCTTG TTAACTTTCCTGTGAAGAACCTCGAGCTCAAAGACTACATCCCGTTACCTGCACCAAAAGAAAACGAAAAGCTGCGCTCGAAGTATGATTTGATTGCAAATATTGTTCATGACGGAAAGCCTGGGGAAGGGGTTTATAGAGTATTTGTACAGCGGAAATCAGAGGAATTATG GTATGAGATGCAGGATCTTCATGTTGCCGAAACACTTCCACAGATGGTTGCTTTATCCGAGACCTACATGCAAATTTATGAGCTGCAGCAGTGA